CGCGGTGATCTTTCCCGGCTTTCGCTGAATCGCCGACGCGGGGTCGTTCGCGGACTCGATCGCCGGGCCGCCCGCGGCTTTCCACGCGGGCATGCCGCCGTCGAGGATGGAGGTCCTGTCGCCGAGGCCCGCCGCGTCGAGGCTGAAGTAGACGCGCGTCGTGGGCGAGACCCAGTCCTTCGCGAAGTAGACGACGACGCGCGAGTCGTCGGAGATGCCGTAGCCCTCGAGCTTCGCCTTCAGCTGGTCGGGCGGCAGGAGCTGGAGGACGAGCGCGCCCTCGGACCGCGGAAACGCAAAGTCCGCGGGCGTGACCGGGATCGCGCCCGGGATGTGCTCCTTCTCGAACTCGGCCGGCACGCCGACGTGCAGGAGGACCAGGTTCTTGTCCCGCTGGTGCGCGGCGAGCCACTCCGGCGTCACGAGCAGGTCGGAAGCGGGCGCGGCGGTTGCGGCGAGGAGGGCGAGGGCGGCGAGGACGCGCTTCATGGGAACCTCCCGGGGCGGCCCATTCTGCGACGAATGCGTTATGATACTTTAACGCTCAAAAGTATCATTGCTGAGCGCGAGTCGTAACAAGGTATCGAAGAGATGAAGGCTTCCGATCTCTCGCCGGGCAGCTGGGGCCGCCTCGCAGGTATCGCGGGTGGCTACGAGGCCTTCGTTCCGAAGCGTCTGCCTCCGCCGCTGCCGCCCACGTGGGCCCTCGGCTCGGCAGTGTCGCGAGCGGACCGCGCCCTCGCCGAACTGGCGGGCGCGGTCCGCTCGCTTCCGAATCCGCACCTTCTCGTCTCGCCGTTCGTCCACAAGGAAGCCGTGCTCTCGAGCCGGATCGAGGGAACGCAGGCGTCTCTTTCCGACCTCTTCTTCTTCGAGTCCGGGCCCGCCTTCGCGAAGGCCGGCGGAGGCGCGGGCCCGCCGGACGACGTGCGCGAAGTCGCCAACTACGTAACGGCGCTCGAATACGGCCTCTCGCGTTTGGAGACGTTGCCGATCAGTCTTCGCCTCCTCAGGGAGCTCCACGAGCGCCTGATGGACGGCATCGGGCACGCCGGCGTCACGCCCGGCGAGTTCCGAACGCGGCAGAACTGGATCGGCCCGCCGGGTTCGCGCCTCGACGACGCGGTGTTCGTGCCGCCGCCCGTCCGGGAGATGGAGCGTTGCCTCCACGAGCTCGAGTCGTTCGTTCACGCCTCTTCCGATCTGCCGGCTCTCGTCCGCATCGCGCTCGTCCATTACCAGTTCGAGGCCATTCACCCGTTCATCGACGGAAACGGACGCATCGGGCGGCTGCTGATCTCGCTGCTTCTCTGCAGCGAAGGTCTTCTGACCCAGCCCAGCCTCTCCCTCAGTGCGTTCTTCGAGCGCCACCGGAGCGAGTACTACCGGCTGCTTCTCGCCGTGAGCCGGAAAGGCGCGTGGACGGAATGGATCACGTTTTTTCTCTCCGGCGTGGAGGAACAGGCGCGCGATGCGAGCCGCCGGACGAGGACGCTGCTCGACCTCCGCCAGAAGTACCGGGCGCACTTCGAGTCCGCCCGGTCGTCGGCGCTGCTCCTGAAGCTGGTGGACGGCCTTCTCGAAGCGCCCGTCCTGACGATTCCCCTTGCGGCGAAGCGCCTCAAGGTCACCCACCGCGCCGCCACGCTGAACGTCCTCAAGCTCGTGGAGGCAGGCGTCGTCGTGGAGGTCACGGGCCGGGGCCGCAGCCGCGTCTTCGTCGCACGCGGCATTCTCGGAGCGATCGAGAAATGAGCTACGCGGATCTCTGGACCCTCGACCCGGCCGTCGCCTACCTGAACCACGGCTCGTTCGGGGCGTGCCCGGCGGCGATCCTCGAGAAGCAGTCGGAGCTGCGGGCGCGGCTGGAGCGCGAGCCCATGGACTTCCTCGTGCGGCACGCGCCGTCCCTGTATGCGGAAGCGCGCGCGGCCCTCGGTCCGTTCGTCGGCGCCGACCCGGACGACCTCGCGTTCGTCCCGAACGCGACGACGGGGATCAATGCGGTCGTGCGGTCGCTGACGTTCTCTCCCGGCGAGGAGATCCTGACGACGGACCACGCCTACGGCGCGTGCAAGAAGACGCTCGATTACGCGGCCTCCAGGGCGGGCGCGCGCGTGGTCGTGGCTTCCGTTCCCTTCCCGCTTCGTTCCGAAGAGGAAGTGGTCTCCGCCGTCCTTTCGCGCGTGACGCCGCACACGCGCCTCGCGATGCTGGACCACGTCACGAGCCCGACGGCGCTCGTTTTCCCCGTCAAGCGGCTCGTGGCCGAGCTTTCGGCGCGCGGCGTGGACACCGTCGTGGACGGCGCGCACGCGCTCGGAATGCTGCCGCTCGACCTCACGCGTCTCGGCGCGGCGTACTACACCGGCAACGCGCACAAGTGGCTCTGCGCGCCGAAGGGCGCCGCGTTCCTCCACGTGCGGCGCGACCGGCAGAAGGGCGTCCACCCCGTGACGATCAGCCACGGCTACGCCGGCGGCGACGCGCGCTTCCGCGACGAGTTCGACTGGACCGGGACGATCGACCCGACGCCGGCGCTGACGATTCCCGAGTGCATCCGGTACATGGGCGGCCTTCTCCCCGGCGGCTGGCCGGAGCTGATGGCCGCGAACAACGGCCTGGCGTTGAAGGCGCGGGAGATCCTGAGCGACGCGCTCGGCGTTTCGCCGCCCGCGCCGGAGTCGATGATCGGGTCGATGGCCGCGGTGATCCTGCCTCCGCCCGCGCCCGCGAGCCCCGCGGCGCGCCTCGACCGCGTTCGGCTGGCGGACTGGATGCGCGCGCGCGGCTCCGAGCCGTGGTTCTTCGGCTGGCCCCCGTCGGGCGCCGGCAAGCTCGTGCGCGTTTCGGCACAGCTCTACAACACGGAAGCGCAGTACGTCGCGCTCGCGGGCCTCCTCGCCGAGGCGCTGTTCGTGCTTCGGCAGCGCGGCGGGGGCGAAAGCTGAACCGGGTTTGAGTCGCGTCCCCCGCGGTTGGCGCGGTGTATATGTCCCATATATACTTCCCGGGTGAAACGGCAGGACCCCCTCGAGGGGTGCACCGGATTCGACTGGGACGATGGGAATGTCGACAAGAACTGGGACCTTCACCGGGTGGCCTTCTGGGAAGCCGAGGAGGTGTTCTTCAACGAACCCCTCGTCGTTCGGGCCGATCTTCCTCATTCGAACGTCGAAGGGCGATTCGCTGCGCTCGGACAAACCGACGCCGGCCGACTCCTCTTCCTGAGCTTCACCGTGAGACGCTCACTCATACGCATCATCTCCGCGCGGGACATGACCCGCCGGGAGGCCCGCACCTATGAGCACACGAAAGCGTAAGCAGATTCCCGTGTTCGCGAACGAGGGCGAGGAGCGGTCCTTCTGGGCCACTCACGACTCGATGGACTACGTCGATTGGGGGCGCGCGAACCGCCCCGCGTTCCCCGCTCTCAAACCGTCGCTGCGCACGATCTCCCTGCGACTCCCGGAATCGATGATCGGGCAGCTCAAGGTCCTGGCGAACAAGCGCGACGTGCCCTACCAATCGCTTCTGAAGCAGTTCCTCGCCGAACGCCTCAAGAAGGAGATCGCCTGATCAATCCTGCCGCTTGACGCCGGGGCGGCGGGCTTCTACCTTGAATGGGTGAAGAACGGCGCGCGGACCCCCGAAATCGTCGTGGTGCTCACGTCCGTGGGCACCGAGCAGCAGGCGCTCGACATCGCGCACGCGCTCGTGAAGAGGCGCCTCGCGGCCTGCGTGAACATCCTGCCCGGCGTGCGGTCGCTCTTCCGCTGGAAGGGCAAGGTGCAGCAGGACGCCGAGCTGCTGCTCTTCGTCAAGACGCTCGCCTCGAACTTCGAGGCCGTGCGCGGCGTGATCAAGGAGCTGAACGCCTACGAGCTGCCCGAGATCGCCGCGTTCCCTGCCGCGATGGCCGACTCCGCGTTCGCGGCCTGGGTGAACGACTCGTCGACCGGCGACGCGAGCGACGACGACGACGACGACGAGTCCGGCGAGGCGACGATCGATTGACCTTTGATTTGGACCGGCGGCGTGGGTTTTCGGGCCGCCCGGACACTCCCCGCGCCGCCATCTCCCTTACGATTCCCCTGGAGGTCCGATGCGCCGACTGCTTCCCTGCCTGATCCTCGCCGTCGCCCTGCCCGGCGCGCCGCTGGCCGCCGACTCGGTGACGGTGCGGCCCGTGGCGGACACGTCGATTTACGAGGAGAACGGCGACGCGTCCGACGCGAAGGGCCCCGGGATCTTCGCCGGGCGCAACGCGCTGACGGCCATCCGCCGCGCGTTCGTGCGGTTCGACGTCGCCGCCGCCGTTCCGGCCGGCGCCACGATCAACGGGGCGCGCCTCGACCTCGTCCTCCTGAGCGGGAAGGGCAACCCGGTGGACATGAACCTGTTCCGCGCGACGGCCGCCTGGGGCGAGGGGACGTCCGACGCCGGGAGCCCCGGCGGCACCGGCGCGGCCGCCACGGCGGGCGACGCGACGTGGACGAGGCGCGTCTGGCCCGGCACGGCGTGGCTCACGCCGGGCGGGGACACCGCGGTCCTCCCGTCCGCGAAGATTCCCGTGCAGGTGACGCTCACGACGTACTCCTTCGGCCCCACCGCCGCGATGCAGGCCGACGTGCAGAGCTGGCTGGACACGCCGGCGACGAACTTCGGCTGGCAGGTGCGCGCCGACGAGCTGCAGGCGGCGCCGAGCGCGCGGCGATTCGGCTCGCGCGAGGCCGCGAACCTCGCCGATCGGCCGTCCCTCACGATCACGTTCACGCCGCCCGGCGGCGGGCCGGGCAATCCCCCGCCCGCGGGCGACGTGCCGGCACTCTCGCCGCGCGCTCTCGCCGCGCTCGCGGCCGCGCTCGCGGTCCTCGGCGCGCTCGCCCTGAAGCGCTAGACCCCCGACAGCGCGTTTTCGAGATCCGCGAGGATGTCCTCGACGTCCTCGATGCCCACCGACACGCGCACGAGGCCCGGCGTGATGCCGCGCCGGAGGCGTTCCTCGGGCTCGACGCTCGCGTGCGTCATCGTCGCCGGGTGCGAGATGAGGCTCTCGACGCCGCCGAGCGACTCGCCGAGCGAGCAGACGACCACGCGATCGAGAAGGCGCTTGGCCGCGGCCTCCGACCCGAGGTCGAAGGAGATCATCCCGCCGAAGCCGGTCATCTGGCGCCCCGCGATCGCGTGCCCCGGGTGCCCGGGCAGACCCGGGTAGTGGATCTTGAGCACCTTCGGGTGACGCGCGAGCCATGCGGCCACCGCGCGGCCGTTCGCGTCGTGCGCCTTCATGCGCACGGGCAGCGTCTTGATGCCGCGCGACACGAGGAACGAGTCGAACGGAGAGAGGATGCCGCCCGCGGCGTTCTGCGTGAAGCCGATCTTCGCGCCGTCCTCGGCGTCCGCCGAGATCACGGCGCCCCCCACGGAGTCGGAGTGGCCGTTCAGGTACTTCGTCGTCGAGTGGACGACGACGTCGCAGCCGAGAGCGAGCGGCTTCTGGAAGAACGGCGTCGCGAACGTGTTGTCGACGACGACGCGGATCTTCGCGCCGATCCGCGACCCTTCGGCCTTCGCGACGTCGGCGAGCGCCTTGAGGTCGGAGAT
This Acidobacteriota bacterium DNA region includes the following protein-coding sequences:
- a CDS encoding aminotransferase class V-fold PLP-dependent enzyme, coding for MSYADLWTLDPAVAYLNHGSFGACPAAILEKQSELRARLEREPMDFLVRHAPSLYAEARAALGPFVGADPDDLAFVPNATTGINAVVRSLTFSPGEEILTTDHAYGACKKTLDYAASRAGARVVVASVPFPLRSEEEVVSAVLSRVTPHTRLAMLDHVTSPTALVFPVKRLVAELSARGVDTVVDGAHALGMLPLDLTRLGAAYYTGNAHKWLCAPKGAAFLHVRRDRQKGVHPVTISHGYAGGDARFRDEFDWTGTIDPTPALTIPECIRYMGGLLPGGWPELMAANNGLALKAREILSDALGVSPPAPESMIGSMAAVILPPPAPASPAARLDRVRLADWMRARGSEPWFFGWPPSGAGKLVRVSAQLYNTEAQYVALAGLLAEALFVLRQRGGGES
- a CDS encoding BrnA antitoxin family protein — encoded protein: MSTRKRKQIPVFANEGEERSFWATHDSMDYVDWGRANRPAFPALKPSLRTISLRLPESMIGQLKVLANKRDVPYQSLLKQFLAERLKKEIA
- a CDS encoding sulfurtransferase; translated protein: MKRVLAALALLAATAAPASDLLVTPEWLAAHQRDKNLVLLHVGVPAEFEKEHIPGAIPVTPADFAFPRSEGALVLQLLPPDQLKAKLEGYGISDDSRVVVYFAKDWVSPTTRVYFSLDAAGLGDRTSILDGGMPAWKAAGGPAIESANDPASAIQRKPGKITAKPRPELVADLDLVKASIRKSGVAIVDSRNPKFYDGEDAGNMPRAGHIPGAKTLPFDTLVNDDNTMKSPADTAKVMEAAGIKPGDTVVSYCHIGQQATVMYVAARRLGYKALLYDGSWDEWSRKSELPVEKSAPKP
- a CDS encoding DNRLRE domain-containing protein; this translates as MRRLLPCLILAVALPGAPLAADSVTVRPVADTSIYEENGDASDAKGPGIFAGRNALTAIRRAFVRFDVAAAVPAGATINGARLDLVLLSGKGNPVDMNLFRATAAWGEGTSDAGSPGGTGAAATAGDATWTRRVWPGTAWLTPGGDTAVLPSAKIPVQVTLTTYSFGPTAAMQADVQSWLDTPATNFGWQVRADELQAAPSARRFGSREAANLADRPSLTITFTPPGGGPGNPPPAGDVPALSPRALAALAAALAVLGALALKR
- a CDS encoding Fic family protein codes for the protein MKASDLSPGSWGRLAGIAGGYEAFVPKRLPPPLPPTWALGSAVSRADRALAELAGAVRSLPNPHLLVSPFVHKEAVLSSRIEGTQASLSDLFFFESGPAFAKAGGGAGPPDDVREVANYVTALEYGLSRLETLPISLRLLRELHERLMDGIGHAGVTPGEFRTRQNWIGPPGSRLDDAVFVPPPVREMERCLHELESFVHASSDLPALVRIALVHYQFEAIHPFIDGNGRIGRLLISLLLCSEGLLTQPSLSLSAFFERHRSEYYRLLLAVSRKGAWTEWITFFLSGVEEQARDASRRTRTLLDLRQKYRAHFESARSSALLLKLVDGLLEAPVLTIPLAAKRLKVTHRAATLNVLKLVEAGVVVEVTGRGRSRVFVARGILGAIEK
- a CDS encoding BrnT family toxin; amino-acid sequence: MKRQDPLEGCTGFDWDDGNVDKNWDLHRVAFWEAEEVFFNEPLVVRADLPHSNVEGRFAALGQTDAGRLLFLSFTVRRSLIRIISARDMTRREARTYEHTKA
- a CDS encoding cystathionine gamma-synthase, whose translation is MADHDRKPGFATTCIHAGQEPEPVTGAVTVPIFQTSTYVQEAFGKPKGGYEYARTKNPTRLALEKQLAALEGGAVAHAFASGMAAETTLMLAFVKAGDHVLVSKNTYGGTYRFFSKVLANFGVTFAYVDTTDAETVRKAVTPETRMLFVETPTNPTMEISDLKALADVAKAEGSRIGAKIRVVVDNTFATPFFQKPLALGCDVVVHSTTKYLNGHSDSVGGAVISADAEDGAKIGFTQNAAGGILSPFDSFLVSRGIKTLPVRMKAHDANGRAVAAWLARHPKVLKIHYPGLPGHPGHAIAGRQMTGFGGMISFDLGSEAAAKRLLDRVVVCSLGESLGGVESLISHPATMTHASVEPEERLRRGITPGLVRVSVGIEDVEDILADLENALSGV
- a CDS encoding divalent-cation tolerance protein CutA — encoded protein: MKNGARTPEIVVVLTSVGTEQQALDIAHALVKRRLAACVNILPGVRSLFRWKGKVQQDAELLLFVKTLASNFEAVRGVIKELNAYELPEIAAFPAAMADSAFAAWVNDSSTGDASDDDDDDESGEATID